CAAAGAGTAAAAATTAAAATGACCGTTGACACTGATACTAAATCTTATGtctttcaaaagaaaattgcaCACAAAGGTTTAATGTGTGTTGGCTCTAAAAATGATGGTATGTACCTTGTTTTAAAAGATCCATCTAATGGTGAAGTGAAGGTTGTTTTGGATGGTGTATCTGGTGCTGCAGTTTGTTCTTTAGGCCATAATGATCCTGAAATCACTAGTCAATTCACCAAGTGGGCAGAAGAATCGACATATACTTTTGGTGCTTATTATGGTAATGATGCTGCAGAGGAGTTAAGTAAATTTATGTGTGAGAAATCTAAAGGCGCCTTTGAATCATGTCTATGGACACAGTCTGGATCAGAAGCTACCGAAAATGCAATCAAGATTATGAGACAGTACCACCTTGAGAGAGGCGATGATAAGAGATACAAGGTTATTTCTAGATTGCAATCTTATCATGGTTTCACTATAGGCGCTTTATCAGTTGGTGATGGTACAAGAAAACCTCCATTCAAGCCAGTTCTATTATCCGATGAACAAACCCCTAAGATGCAACAGCTTTATCCTTACAGAGATTGGAAGGAAAATATGACTGAGGAAGAATATACCGAACTTCTACTTAAGCAAGCAGAACAAtgttttattgataatgatcCTTCGACTATATCTGGTGTCATAGTTGAGACTGTCGGTGGCTCTACCATCGGTACTCCAACACCACCTAAAGGTTATCTTGACGGATTAAAAGCAATCTGTCACAAGTATGGTGCTTTATTTATGCTAGATGAAGTTATGTGTGGATTGGGTAGATGTGGCTACGATTTTACCTGGATGCATCCTGATTTTGGTTTAACCACAGGTGGTCCTGATATTTTATCTGTTGGTAAGACAATTGGATCTGGACTTGTTACTCTAGCTGGCCTCTTTTTCTCACCAGGGGTCTGTGAGGTTTTCAACCAGGGTAGCGGCTATATTATGGGTGCTCAAACATACCATTCACATGCTTTCACATGCCGGGTTGGTTTGGCTGTTCAACAAAAGATTGTCAGAGACAATTTAGTGGAAAATGTTAGGATTGTTGGTGCCTACATGAAGGAGCAGCTAAAGGAGAAGTTAAAGGATTGTAAAATTGCTGGCGATGTTAGAGGTGCAGGTAACTTTCTTTCAGTTGAAGCAGTTAAGGATAAATCCACAAAAGAGTCTTTTGACCCTAAACTTGCTGTTGGTCCAAAACTTCACCAGAGGATCTTCGACAAgggtgttgttgttatgGGTGCAAGCGGTACTGTTGGTTATGAATATCATGGTTTGAACGATGTAACGTGTTTTGGCGACCATGTTACCATGGGTCCAGCCTTCACTTTTACTAAGAATCACGCAGATATCATCGTCAAGGCTGTTACTGAAGCTTTCTTCGAATTAGAGAAGGAGTTGTTATAAACTGttagtttcttttcctGTTTTCTTGAGTTCTTGGCAGAGCCTCGATTGTGGTTAAACtttattctttttatcATCTGTTATAGTCCTTAGTTTTTATAGTAATTATGCAAGATTGGGATTCTCAATGTAGTATTTCTTCAGCATAGTATCGAATGCTTCCCCATTCCAGAGGTCTTCGCCATTGTCACCAACGGTTAGTTTGGGCAATCCATGTTGTTCAAGACAGAGTCCAGCAGCTATAGTTGCCTTCACTGCTGCCAACTTGAAGTTCTTTCTACTTTTAACAAACTCAGTTGCAAAAGCCCCAACAAAAGTATTTCCACAACCAGTTGGGTCAATGATCTTAGCTTCACCCTTATGATAAGCCGGAAACCACATGGGTTTTGGATTATTTTTGGTCACAACAACACAGCCAAGTGGACCACATCTAAGTACAATCCCGCTATCGGGCTTAGTCATGTATTTAAGAAAACTCGAGGCTATCCTTTCACAATTTGGTTTATCCACAGGTTCATCCTCTCCATAAAACATTGCAGCTTCTGCAGCATTAGGAGTGAAAATGTCGATATTGCCCAAAATATCCAATGTTTCTTGCAGATTTCTAGGACTACAGCAATCAGGAATTGGTTCCCACGCAATAACAGGTGATGATACGACTATGCCCAAATCTTCAGATATTTCGTGTAATTCTTCGATGAGGCTAATGCATCGACGCGGagaacaaacaaaatggaACGATTTGCTTTGAAGCATTACGGGGTACTGTTTTAAGTCTGCCATTGTCACTCTCTTCTTTTCGGTTAAGTATTTAAATTCTCtaaattgattttgattgtaTCCATTCCATCCTCTAGTACATTTGCGTGTATCGTCAAATCTAAAAATACCTCCTGTATTTAAAATCCTTAATTCTTTTAGTATTTCTCTAGGACAGTCGTTtccaatatcaacaaaccAAGAGCACAGGTCCGAATCCCGAGAACCTAAAATAATTCTAGAACCTAAAATTGCGAACGTTCCTCCACCTCCTAATATTCCATCCATTTTATAGTCTGGGAAatttatttcatcaataataaacaTCCCGAGGGAAGTAAAATATGGTAGTCTTGCAGACATGTTCCGATTCCGTAGAATGTTTATATTCTAGATAtctttttaaatttttagCAGTGTATAGACAAGGGGATGCTGTGGGGGGTATTAAAACCGGTTTACAAGAACGAGAAACTcaaaattttaaaattcACAAAAAGCAGGCTCAAGTACAACGTGAGCCGTGTGGATGAAgtttttctattttttttttttttttttttttcaagctcCAGCTTGGGGATAATATAGCTTGTTTTACATTTAGGTATCTAGAATCAAATGAGTGACTTTGATAAGAAGAAGCAATatcttttgaaagagattGGATTGAACAGTACAGGAAAGATCGATGCATCTCCTAAAGGTACTATCGACGAGTTATGCATGCCATTAATCTGCTTGATAAATTCGCATCATGATATGGTCACAACATCCTCTTGTTCCGGGAGATTATCCGTTTTTGTCGAAGGCAGAAAAGAAGCAGTGACGGATACCAATGGGGCTAACAGAgaccaaatcaaaatagGTGCAAAAGGAGATGGTGGACATTGGTTGTTTGTATCCCATGAGAAGAATGAAATTAGGGATTGGTGGAAGAGAGAAGATATATCTTTGATTTATCGATTGGACCCCGAGGAGCGTATTTATGATTCAAAAACCAGATATATCCTATTCAAATATGAGCCGTTGATTCTCCATGTAAAATGTCGTGATTTTAAGTCTGCGTCACGTTTATACAGCACAGCAATGGGATGTGGGTTCCGAGAGTCAGGGATCGGTGCGAATAACAATGTTGCTATTAGAATTTCTATTAAGCTTGATATTCCTATCGGCTATTTAGATGTGGATGACAATCTTGTATGTGTGGTTGGAGAagattatttgaaaatggcTACCAAATTGGCCCATGATAGATTTTTGGagaatgaaagaaaaatggaagTATTGTATAATAAGATCAAAGATGAAGTAGTTAACTATGTTGAGAAAGAAGAGaggaaagaaacaaaagaagaaagaaaggaaaggaAGATTAGAGAAGGTTTGGCTAGAAGAGCGGAAGTTCGCAAGCAAaaggaagagaaaaaaagactTAAACAGTTGGAAGTAGAGAAAAGTACTGATAAAGAAGACActttaaaagaagaaaaagatttgGTTGCTACATAGTACTCATGCTTTTAAGAAGCTACAGTTTGGGAACTTCGACCTCAGTGATGAAGTCAATCTCGGTAAtatcttttgatttcccTTTAGAAACTCTCCACTTAGAGTTTGCAGGATCCTCACATTCTTCATTCGTTCTTGGAGTCCACTTCCAGAGTTCTTCGATTTTATTAGCCAATACACCGTCTAATTTTTGGACAATgtattttccaatattGGGGAAAAACTTGTAACCATGGCCCGAGTCACCTGTAGCTACGTATAGGTTTTTGTAATAAGGAACCTTATCTATAAGAAAATGGGTGTCCTTCGTGTCTCCTATCCAACAAATCTTTGAACCAAACAACCTATGCTCCTTTAGTTCTGGGAcatatttttccaaaagtCGTTGAATATCTTGCACTAATTCTTTGGGAAATGTGTCACTAGGGTTCTCAATATGAAATCTGGGTAACGAAATTTGCTTTCTGGAATCGAAAGGATCAGTAACAGATCTTTTAATTCCACATCCTGTTAAGCATATCTTCATAATTTTGGTTGTTAAGTCTGGAGGGAAGAAATATCCCATCTCCGCGTCAAACAACACAGGAATATCCCTATACTTTGtgtattcttcatcagatAGTTGAATATGAGTTACAAACAGGCCAGTTGCCGATTGTTGGTTCTCTAAATTTACAATTTTTGCCGTATTAGCACCGAGTGACAAGATGACAGTGCCTGCACTATGAACAAACCCAGATTCTGTGATCACCCCTACTTCTCCAGAACGATACCTTTTTAGGCCTACTGCAGCTCCTTTTTcaccaaaaataaattgaacaTTCGGGTGAGACGAAAGGTACTTGTAGACATCCTTTAGAGTTTGATGTGAACGGCCCAGTCCACAATCTGGATTATATTTAACTTCTTGTTCAGGGGGGATAGAATTGTTTTCGAAACCGGGAATAAGTCTCGAAATTTCAGCACCTCCcgaaaagaaacaaaaccGATTGCCTTCACCTAAAGTTTTAAGCACTTCGATACcttttctctcaaattcaattctACCCCTATGCTCCTTTGGTGTGACTAACAATCTTCCACATTCATCATATGATTGCTTGAATAGAGGATCTGACCTCCAAAAATGAAGTGCTTCAATTGCCATTTCTGCATAAATAGGATCTGCATACTCACATCGAATTATTTTGTTAAAGTCACATGCAGCTGACCAAGGAGATGGTGGTGGATGCTTATCAAGAACGTAGACGAAATGTCCTTTTTTAACTAATTCCAGCGCAGTTGAAAGCCCAAAAACACCGGCGCCAACTATCAATACTGGTCCAACaaccatttctttcttaGAGAACTCAAAAGATATAAGAATTTATGTGAGATTGAGAGCAGAGAAGTTTAcattagagaaaaagataAGACGATTTAAAATTCACGTTGGACAAAATAAAGCGGCTATCTGCGAACTTTTCACGGATTGATACTACTTAcggaaagaaaaaaaaactatctTTTTGCTAACATTAGAGGCAGTGATTAGTACACAAGATATGCATAGAGCAACTATTAGTTATCTGGGAGTGCCCCACTCTTGGGAGTGGATTCTTTTTCGAGGAATTCTGTCCATAATGATACAAAAGACTGCGAGCTTCCAACTGAACGGCGTCCAAGTTGTGGAACCTCAACGACACTGTTGGATTTCGCTCGATAATCGCCGGAGGAAAGCAAACCTGCATGTCTTCTCTTATCATCATCCCAGTCTAAAAAGTTTGCCAAAAGTTGTAGCACTTCGAACTTTTTGGTGTCTCCCCTAGGGATTTGAAGGAAACTAATGAATAAATTGGAAACCAACTCCCTATCCACGGTTTCTTTTCCGGACTCCTTCTTGATTAGTCTCATGGCTTTTGTAAGGTGTTCATTCAATGTTATTGTTTCATGCCTTAATTTTCCGATAAGCAATTGCTTTTCCTTTAAGCTCTTTTCCAAACCCTCAATAGCCTTCagtttttcgtttttttctAACGAGTGTTTCTTTAAattgtcaatttcttttgtaaaattgTCTATTTCCTCCACCTTTGTTGCTAGCTGTGATTTTAAAGCTTCAATGGTCTTCTTATTTTCATCCTCAAATGAATTACGTGATTCTAGCACCTTCATCAATTCTTCACTTAGTTCTTTGGCCTTTTCCTTTACTGTCATATTTTCTGCTTCCAAGTTCGCAATCTTTGTAGTTAGATTGCTAACTTCTTGGACTAAACCAGCTTTAGTCAACCTTTCCTCTTGAACTAAGATTAAGTATTCCTCTAATTCAGACCTTGTCTcttttaacttttttttcagcgatttgttttcatcttcaaggTTTTTGAAATCACGACTTTGTCGTAGTTCTTGTAATTCAAGCTCTTTTGTTAATAATGAGTTTTTTTCTACAAGTTTATCACATTCTGAATTCAAACCTACAATTTCCGATTTCAGTTCCTCAAGCGCAGAAATTTGCGAAGAACTATCATccagtttttctttcaattgcttATTCTCCAATTCTAAAAGTTCGAGTTTTTTCTCTGActttttcatgttttcaaagacACCCTTCATTTGTGAAACTCTTTTGAGTAATGCATCATAATTTgccttatttttttcactctCTTCGGTTTTCTTTGCAAGTTGAGCTTTAAGGTGCTCAATTTCACCAGCTGTTCTATCGCAATCTTGCGTTTCAATACCAGTCTGCTCAAAATTCTCACTGTTTTCCAACCCTAATTGTGTTTGGTCTTTTGCTGGGCTGtcttccttctctttttgcAACTgctttaatttttcatcctTTTCATTAAGCTGTAATTTAAGATCTTCCAGTTGCTTCTCCAACAGAGTGTGTTGATTTTCGAGATCTtgcattttttcatttgttttcATATTCAACTGTTCTTGCT
The Pichia kudriavzevii chromosome 2, complete sequence DNA segment above includes these coding regions:
- a CDS encoding uncharacterized protein (PKUD0B10740; Pfam Domains: Aminotran_3(2.7e-59)) — encoded protein: MTVDTDTKSYVFQKKIAHKGLMCVGSKNDGMYLVLKDPSNGEVKVVLDGVSGAAVCSLGHNDPEITSQFTKWAEESTYTFGAYYGNDAAEELSKFMCEKSKGAFESCLWTQSGSEATENAIKIMRQYHLERGDDKRYKVISRLQSYHGFTIGALSVGDGTRKPPFKPVLLSDEQTPKMQQLYPYRDWKENMTEEEYTELLLKQAEQCFIDNDPSTISGVIVETVGGSTIGTPTPPKGYLDGLKAICHKYGALFMLDEVMCGLGRCGYDFTWMHPDFGLTTGGPDILSVGKTIGSGLVTLAGLFFSPGVCEVFNQGSGYIMGAQTYHSHAFTCRVGLAVQQKIVRDNLVENVRIVGAYMKEQLKEKLKDCKIAGDVRGAGNFLSVEAVKDKSTKESFDPKLAVGPKLHQRIFDKGVVVMGASGTVGYEYHGLNDVTCFGDHVTMGPAFTFTKNHADIIVKAVTEAFFELEKELL
- a CDS encoding uncharacterized protein (PKUD0B10750; similar to Saccharomyces cerevisiae YCR019W (MAK32); ancestral locus Anc_1.440) produces the protein MSARLPYFTSLGMFIIDEINFPDYKMDGILGGGGTFAILGSRIILGSRDSDLCSWFVDIGNDCPREILKELRILNTGGIFRFDDTRKCTRGWNGYNQNQFREFKYLTEKKRVTMADLKQYPVMLQSKSFHFVCSPRRCISLIEELHEISEDLGIVVSSPVIAWEPIPDCCSPRNLQETLDILGNIDIFTPNAAEAAMFYGEDEPVDKPNCERIASSFLKYMTKPDSGIVLRCGPLGCVVVTKNNPKPMWFPAYHKGEAKIIDPTGCGNTFVGAFATEFVKSRKNFKLAAVKATIAAGLCLEQHGLPKLTVGDNGEDLWNGEAFDTMLKKYYIENPNLA
- a CDS encoding uncharacterized protein (PKUD0B10760; similar to Saccharomyces cerevisiae YGL050W (TYW3); ancestral locus Anc_4.55), with the translated sequence MSDFDKKKQYLLKEIGLNSTGKIDASPKGTIDELCMPLICLINSHHDMVTTSSCSGRLSVFVEGRKEAVTDTNGANRDQIKIGAKGDGGHWLFVSHEKNEIRDWWKREDISLIYRLDPEERIYDSKTRYILFKYEPLILHVKCRDFKSASRLYSTAMGCGFRESGIGANNNVAIRISIKLDIPIGYLDVDDNLVCVVGEDYLKMATKLAHDRFLENERKMEVLYNKIKDEVVNYVEKEERKETKEERKERKIREGLARRAEVRKQKEEKKRLKQLEVEKSTDKEDTLKEEKDLVAT
- a CDS encoding uncharacterized protein (PKUD0B10770; Pfam Domains: DAO(7.4e-30)), giving the protein MVVGPVLIVGAGVFGLSTALELVKKGHFVYVLDKHPPPSPWSAACDFNKIIRCEYADPIYAEMAIEALHFWRSDPLFKQSYDECGRLLVTPKEHRGRIEFERKGIEVLKTLGEGNRFCFFSGGAEISRLIPGFENNSIPPEQEVKYNPDCGLGRSHQTLKDVYKYLSSHPNVQFIFGEKGAAVGLKRYRSGEVGVITESGFVHSAGTVILSLGANTAKIVNLENQQSATGLFVTHIQLSDEEYTKYRDIPVLFDAEMGYFFPPDLTTKIMKICLTGCGIKRSVTDPFDSRKQISLPRFHIENPSDTFPKELVQDIQRLLEKYVPELKEHRLFGSKICWIGDTKDTHFLIDKVPYYKNLYVATGDSGHGYKFFPNIGKYIVQKLDGVLANKIEELWKWTPRTNEECEDPANSKWRVSKGKSKDITEIDFITEVEVPKL
- a CDS encoding uncharacterized protein (PKUD0B10780; similar to Saccharomyces cerevisiae YOR216C (RUD3); ancestral locus Anc_8.636), translating into MAKKKSKNTGKKPVAKETSEKIDSIEKPENLQSTTQNHPIKPNSGNNDEFGDCGTTETEQEQLNMKTNEKMQDLENQHTLLEKQLEDLKLQLNEKDEKLKQLQKEKEDSPAKDQTQLGLENSENFEQTGIETQDCDRTAGEIEHLKAQLAKKTEESEKNKANYDALLKRVSQMKGVFENMKKSEKKLELLELENKQLKEKLDDSSSQISALEELKSEIVGLNSECDKLVEKNSLLTKELELQELRQSRDFKNLEDENKSLKKKLKETRSELEEYLILVQEERLTKAGLVQEVSNLTTKIANLEAENMTVKEKAKELSEELMKVLESRNSFEDENKKTIEALKSQLATKVEEIDNFTKEIDNLKKHSLEKNEKLKAIEGLEKSLKEKQLLIGKLRHETITLNEHLTKAMRLIKKESGKETVDRELVSNLFISFLQIPRGDTKKFEVLQLLANFLDWDDDKRRHAGLLSSGDYRAKSNSVVEVPQLGRRSVGSSQSFVSLWTEFLEKESTPKSGALPDN